In Colwellia sp. M166, a genomic segment contains:
- the rnk gene encoding nucleoside diphosphate kinase regulator gives MIKPKIIISDNDYDGLHSMLEKEVYAPSHDLLIDELERAKIVDKAKLPENVVRMNSTVTFTILASQKTFALKLVYPKDTAESGTLSILTPVGSALIGLSIGQEIEWPLDKNRSTIVHIDSIT, from the coding sequence ATGATTAAACCTAAAATAATTATAAGTGATAATGATTACGACGGCTTACATTCGATGCTAGAAAAAGAAGTTTACGCACCATCACATGATTTACTGATTGATGAATTAGAGCGGGCAAAGATCGTTGATAAAGCAAAGTTGCCTGAAAATGTGGTACGAATGAATTCAACCGTGACATTTACTATACTTGCTTCACAAAAAACCTTTGCGCTGAAACTTGTTTACCCGAAAGATACTGCTGAAAGTGGCACTTTATCTATTCTTACGCCAGTTGGAAGTGCCTTGATTGGCCTTTCTATTGGACAAGAAATAGAGTGGCCGCTAGATAAAAATAGATCGACCATTGTTCATATCGACTCTATTACCTAA
- a CDS encoding uroporphyrinogen-III synthase, translating into MADSPINVLFSREYSKLKSAVNVLPLERFTVIACPVFDITAVEKNQQLQADFTQVLSSDYLIFTSQYAVIETIAYLKTLGISSAQLKAIKTCAVGPVVARQLAEHGLTVDLLPELYTAESLADLFPVVTGKRLKIFFPKGDRAARKLEHVLSEKGYNVVAPIIYKTELRSSLDRQSQALFNAKTVDCFAFTSPSSVMALTAILDSANNRKALKNSVICAIGTTTYQACLEAGLTVSIMPNEYTIEGLARAIDSFYLTANCH; encoded by the coding sequence ATGGCGGATTCACCTATTAATGTATTGTTTAGTCGAGAATATTCAAAACTTAAAAGTGCTGTTAATGTTTTGCCCTTAGAGCGATTCACGGTTATTGCTTGTCCGGTATTTGATATAACAGCGGTTGAAAAAAATCAACAACTGCAAGCTGACTTTACACAGGTGTTAAGCAGTGACTATTTAATTTTTACTTCTCAATATGCAGTAATTGAAACTATTGCATATCTGAAAACGTTGGGCATAAGCAGTGCACAACTAAAAGCCATAAAAACCTGTGCAGTAGGCCCCGTAGTTGCTCGACAATTGGCTGAGCATGGCTTAACTGTTGATTTGTTGCCTGAGTTATATACGGCAGAATCATTAGCTGATTTATTCCCTGTGGTTACGGGCAAGAGATTAAAAATATTCTTTCCTAAAGGTGATAGAGCGGCACGAAAGTTAGAGCATGTACTGAGTGAGAAAGGTTATAACGTAGTTGCGCCTATTATTTATAAAACGGAGTTGCGTAGCAGCCTTGATAGGCAATCTCAAGCATTATTTAATGCCAAAACTGTTGACTGTTTTGCCTTTACATCGCCATCATCAGTAATGGCTTTAACGGCAATTTTAGATAGTGCTAATAACCGTAAAGCTTTAAAAAATTCAGTTATTTGTGCCATTGGAACAACAACTTATCAGGCGTGTTTAGAAGCCGGATTAACCGTTAGCATTATGCCAAATGAGTATACTATTGAAGGATTGGCACGAGCGATAGATAGCTTCTATTTGACAGCTAATTGTCATTAA
- a CDS encoding mechanosensitive ion channel family protein gives MTQTRAYLRDFLLAWFEQYLPGSSILWYDILVLLWIAIFAVALHFILKALAKQFLKGHFLTLESDQPEKSYTAKLVLCLVRRISFAFQGAVIVIQANLWLVKEAFFLHVVKVVTDQWIIIFSLLSLFTLLDIFQAISDKRSNRVPFPLRGLLQTIKLIASVLTGILAVSLLMDKSPLILLSGLGALSAVLLLVFKDPILGLVAGIQLSANNMLAVGDWLEMPKYGADGDVVDIALTTVKVRNWDKTITTIPTYALISDSFKNWRGMSESGGRRIKRSIHLEMSSVCFLDNQQLGELKKAHLLSDYLASKVSVIEKDNIDKKVDMSVLQNGRRLTNVGTFRQYLVSFLKNHPDIHQGMTLIVRQLEPTCNGLPMQVYAFTNTTSWNAYEDIQSDIFDHIIAVLPAFSLRVHESPTGNDIRLLAK, from the coding sequence ATGACACAAACAAGAGCATATTTGAGAGACTTTCTATTAGCTTGGTTTGAACAGTATTTACCCGGTAGTTCTATATTGTGGTATGACATATTAGTACTTTTATGGATTGCCATTTTTGCCGTAGCGCTGCATTTTATATTAAAAGCATTAGCCAAGCAGTTCCTCAAAGGCCATTTTTTGACTTTAGAAAGTGATCAGCCTGAGAAAAGTTACACCGCTAAGTTAGTGCTATGCTTGGTAAGACGAATTTCCTTTGCCTTTCAGGGCGCTGTTATTGTGATTCAAGCTAATCTTTGGCTGGTAAAAGAAGCGTTTTTTTTACATGTTGTTAAAGTGGTAACTGATCAATGGATCATTATATTTTCGTTATTGTCATTATTTACGCTACTAGATATCTTCCAAGCTATATCCGATAAACGCTCCAATCGGGTGCCGTTTCCTCTCAGGGGGCTTTTACAAACCATTAAACTTATTGCCAGTGTATTAACCGGTATTCTTGCAGTGTCGCTGCTGATGGACAAATCACCGTTAATCTTACTCAGTGGTTTAGGTGCTTTATCTGCCGTGCTGTTGTTGGTATTTAAAGATCCTATTTTAGGCTTAGTTGCCGGTATACAGTTATCAGCTAATAACATGCTTGCAGTCGGTGATTGGCTTGAAATGCCTAAATATGGCGCGGATGGCGATGTGGTAGATATAGCACTAACCACCGTAAAAGTAAGAAACTGGGATAAAACAATCACCACTATTCCGACTTATGCGCTTATTTCTGATTCATTTAAAAATTGGCGGGGCATGTCTGAATCAGGAGGCAGAAGAATTAAGCGCAGTATTCATTTAGAAATGAGTAGCGTTTGTTTTTTAGATAACCAGCAGCTTGGGGAACTGAAAAAAGCACACTTATTAAGTGACTATCTCGCGAGCAAAGTATCAGTTATTGAAAAAGACAATATCGATAAAAAAGTTGATATGAGTGTTCTACAAAATGGTCGACGGTTAACTAATGTCGGAACCTTCAGGCAATATTTAGTATCATTCTTGAAAAACCATCCCGATATTCATCAAGGTATGACCTTGATAGTGAGACAATTAGAGCCGACTTGCAATGGCTTACCTATGCAAGTTTATGCTTTCACGAATACTACCAGTTGGAATGCTTATGAGGATATTCAATCTGATATTTTTGACCACATTATTGCCGTACTACCAGCATTCTCACTGAGAGTTCATGAATCACCTACGGGTAATGATATTAGGTTGTTAGCTAAATAA
- the pyrD gene encoding quinone-dependent dihydroorotate dehydrogenase, with protein MFYSAIRKVFFKFDPEAIHELSIKGFKATGATPLNMLYKQTIPDKPVEVMGIKFPNPVGLAAGLDKNGECIKAFEALGFGFIEIGTVTPRPQPGNDKPRIFRLPEANAIINRMGFNNKGVDYLVDQVIKAKYQGVLGINIGKNKDTPDENAKDDYIHCMRKVYDFASYITVNISSPNTPGLRSLQYGEALNELLSALKAEQRSLADKFGKYIPVAVKIAPDLNADEVESIAESLIANNIDGVIATNTTLARDKVAHLAFGNEQGGLSGAPVKDKSTEVIKLLSKALDNNLPIIGVGGIASGADAEEKIAAGAKLVQVYTGFIYQGPKLIKEIVHTLK; from the coding sequence ATGTTTTATTCAGCTATTCGTAAAGTGTTTTTTAAATTTGATCCAGAAGCAATTCACGAGTTGTCGATTAAAGGTTTTAAAGCAACCGGCGCTACACCGCTTAATATGCTTTATAAGCAAACAATACCTGATAAACCGGTCGAAGTTATGGGTATTAAGTTTCCTAACCCTGTTGGTCTTGCTGCTGGTTTGGATAAAAATGGTGAATGTATTAAAGCCTTTGAAGCATTAGGTTTTGGTTTTATTGAAATAGGTACCGTAACACCAAGACCTCAACCGGGTAATGATAAACCTAGAATTTTCAGACTGCCCGAAGCGAATGCCATCATTAACCGTATGGGCTTTAACAATAAAGGTGTTGATTATCTAGTTGATCAAGTTATTAAAGCAAAATACCAAGGTGTTTTAGGTATTAACATCGGTAAAAATAAAGACACACCAGATGAGAATGCTAAAGATGACTATATACACTGCATGCGTAAGGTTTATGATTTTGCTAGTTATATTACGGTGAATATCTCATCACCGAACACCCCAGGTTTACGTTCATTACAATATGGTGAAGCATTAAATGAATTATTATCGGCATTAAAAGCTGAGCAAAGGTCATTAGCAGATAAATTTGGTAAATATATTCCTGTTGCGGTAAAAATAGCACCAGATTTAAATGCTGATGAAGTCGAATCAATTGCTGAGAGTTTAATTGCTAATAATATTGATGGTGTTATTGCGACTAACACGACATTAGCTCGAGATAAGGTTGCCCATTTAGCCTTTGGCAATGAGCAAGGCGGCTTGAGTGGCGCGCCAGTAAAAGATAAAAGTACTGAGGTTATTAAATTGCTTTCGAAAGCACTTGATAATAACTTGCCTATTATTGGCGTTGGTGGCATTGCTTCTGGTGCTGATGCAGAAGAAAAAATAGCAGCGGGTGCAAAGCTAGTGCAAGTGTATACGGGTTTTATTTACCAAGGCCCTAAATTAATTAAAGAAATTGTTCATACATTGAAGTAA